The DNA sequence TATGGAGATGATACGAAATCATCAGGAATTGTGAAGCTGAATAAGGATCTGGATGAATCAATAGAAGGAAAAGATGTGATCGTAGTTGAAGATATTCTCGATTCAGGAAGAACGCTGTCGTATCTGATCAAATTATTAAATAACAGAAAGCCGGCGAGTATGCAGGTAATAACTCTGCTTGATAAGCCGGAGAGACGTGTGAATCCGGTTGAATTATATATGACAGGATTTACGATCCCGGATCGTTTTGTAGTAGGATATGGACTTGACTGTGCGCAGAAGTACAGGAACCTTCCATATATCGGAGTGATTGAACAGTAGATATCAGACTGTTTATATAAAAAGACAGACCAAGATGAAGGAGTAGACAATGAATAAGAAGAGAGCAAGAAGTGCTGTTGTGATCTATGCGATCATCCTTATTGTCGGATTCCTGCTGATCAACAAATGGCTGGGTGGCAGCAGTAATGTTGCGACCAATTACAGCTATACGGAATTTTCGGCAGATCTGAACGCGGGAAATATCGCAGCGGTAGATATTACACAGAATACAAATGTGCCGACAGCAACCGTAGATGTGGAGTTTGTTTCCGGAAAACAGCTTACATTCTATGCGGCAGATGTTAATGAGATTATTAAGATCTATAATGACTATGAAGCAGCAGTTGATAAGAAGAATGCGACAGCTTCTGCAGAGGATCAGGTAAAACTGGCAAAGTATAATCTGTACGATGTGCAGAAGGAAAGCATGCTTGGCATGTGGATCCCATATCTGATCATTATGATCATTATGGTCATTATCATGACATTCATGATCGGACGAATCCAGGGTGGTGGATCCGGCGGACAGATGATGAACTTCGGAAAGAGCCGTGCCAAGAAGAATGAAGATATCGGAAAGACGGTTACATTTAAAGATGTAGCAGGATTGGATGAGGAGAAAGAAGATCTGGAAGAGATCGTCAGCTTCCTTAAGAATCCGGGAAGATTCGTAAAGGTTGGAGCCAGAATCCCTAAGGGTGTTCTGTTAGTAGGACCTCCGGGAACAGGTAAGACATTGATGGCAAAGGCGGTTGCAGGCGAAGCTGGTGTACCGTTCTTCAGCATTTCGGGATCTGATTTTGTGGAAATGTTTGTCGGTGTCGGTGCTTCCCGTGTAAGAGATCTGTTTGACGAAGCAAAGAAGAATGCACCATGTATTATTTTCATCGATGAGATCGATGCTGTTGCAAGACAGCGTGGTACCGGACTTGGCGGTGGACATGACGAGAGAGAGCAGACCTTGAACCAGTTACTTGTTGAGATGGATGGTTTCGGTGTAAATGAAGGAATTATCGTTCTTGCAGCAACCAACCGAGTAGATATTCTTGACCATGCGATCTTGAGACCTGGTCGTTTTGACCGTAAGGTATTCGTAAACCGTCCGGATGTCAAGGGCAGAGAAGAGATCCTGAAGGTTCATACAAAGAATAAGCCACTTGCAGAAGATGTAAATCTGAATGATATTGCAAGAACAACGGCAGGTTTTGCAGGTGCTGATCTGGAGAACCTGATGAACGAAGCTGCCATCTGTGCAGCAAAGGATAACCGTGCTTATATCGTAAAAGAAGATGTAGATAAATCATTTATCAAAGTAGGAATCGGTGGAGAGAAGAAGAGTCGTCTGGTACCGGAGAGCGAGCGCAGAATCACCGCTTATCATGAATCCGGTCATGCGATCCTGTTCCATCTGCTTCCTCATGTGGGACCGGTTTATACCGTATCTATCATCCCGACCGGAACCGGTGCAGGTGGATATACGATGCCGCTTCCTGAAAATGATAACGTATTCATGACAAAGGCAAAGATGTTAGAGGATATCAAGGTAAGCCTTGGCGGACGTATCGCAGAAGAACTGATTCTTGAGGATATCACAACAGGTGCTTCGCAGGATATCAAACAGGCAAGCCAGTATGCCAGAGCAATGGTTACCAAGTACGGTATGTCTGAGAAGCTTGGTCTGATCAATTACGAAAGTGATGATCAGGAAGAAGTGTTCCTTGGACGTGATCTTGGTCATGCAAAGAATTACAGTGAGAAGGTTGCGGGAGCGATCGATAAGGAAGTTAAGCGTATCATCGATGAATGTTACGCAGATGCCAGAGCGATCCTTGAAGCACATGAAGACATCCTTCATAAATGTGCAGCGCTTCTCCTTGAGAAAGAGAGAATCGACCGGGCTGAGTTTGAAGCATTGTTTGATGATGTTCCAAATGCAAACTCTACTGCAAACGCAGAGCCTTCAACAATATAGACAATAGTAACACGAACAAATTGATTGAAAACCAATAAAAATTTGTACATGTTGCACAAAAACGGCGTTTTTTGAATAATTTCAAAAAACGCCGCTCTCTGTTTTGCACAATAAAATTTTTAAAATAAAAAAATGTTTGGGCAGACTTTTAGAAGCATTTGTATATAATAATACTTGTAACCCCCCAATACATTATATAGTTTTGGCTACACCCCATAAGTAACAAAATACCTTCTCCAAAAGAGGCAGTCGTGCGTTGACTGTCTCTTTTATTTTTTGGCGGGCACCACCGATTCATCCTGACGGTCTGGGGCTGCCTGTCTATCTGCATTATAAATAACTTTCTGCGGTTTCTGTTCACTGCACATGTCTGATTCGTAAATGCTCCTGTGCAACTCGCCCTTCGGGCTCAGACAAGCACCCGCATTTACTGACAATGCGCAGTAAACGACGAAATCCTCAAAAACGTTATATTATAATACAGATAGACAGGCAGCCCCAGACCTATATGTCTTATCTTTTGCCTAGACAATTTTCATGGCAATAGTCCGTATAAAAAGCCCCACAGCATCCTCCGCCGCTTCCCGGGGGTCTGCCCCTGTTATAAATACCTTGCTACGTTTTCTATTCACTGCACATGTCTGATTCGTAAATACTCCTGTGCTAACTCGCCTTCGGCTCAAACAAGCACCCGTATTTACTGACAATGTGCAGTTCATAACGAAAGCCTCGCAATGGTATTTATAACAGGGGCAGACCCCCGGGGAGCGGTGGAGGATGCTGTGGGGCTTAGTTTTTGCCATTGGTTGTCAGCATAAAAAGGTTGTCTATTTATTAAAAAAGTATTAGAATGAAAAGGCATAAACGAAAGGGAGAGTTTTGAATGTCCGACAAATACACGAACGCAGAAAGAATTCATGATTATATATATGATCTGAAGCCGGTTATCAATGTAGGGGGATTGTTTTCCGATGGTTCTGAATACTATAGAATACCGCAGGAGCCTGGAATCAATGACCAGGTGAAGGTTAGATTTCGAACATGTGCAGATAATGCCGATGAAGTTTATTTGATCTACAATGGCGAGAAGCTCGTCATGTCTGTTGAAGAATCCGATGATTTATTTGATTACTATACGGCGGTGATCCCAGCCGGAGAGAAATATATATCCTATTATTTTGAGATCCATTCGGGCTGTGTGACCTGTTATTATAACAGGATCGGTGTACAGAAGAATGTGAATCCGGACTATAACTTTGAAATCTGTCCGGGCTTTGATGTACCGGATTGGGCAAAGGGAGCTGTCTTTTATCAGATCTATGTGGATCGTTTCTGTAATGGAGATCCATCGAACGATGTACTGGACAACGAATACTGCTACATCGACAGTCCTACCAGGCAGGTGAAGGACTGGTATGAATATCCGGCAAATATGGATGTCGGACGTTTCTATGGCGGAGATCTTCAGGGTGTTAAGGATAAGTTAGATTACCTGCAGGATCTGGGTGTAGATGTTATCTATTTTAATCCGTTATTTGTATCACCATCCAACCACAAATACGATATTCAGGATTATGATTATATTGATCCGCATTTCGGAAAGATCGTTGTGGATGAGGGCGAATGTCTGCCGGATGGCGTAAAAGAGAATAAAAGAGCAACGAAATATATCAGCCGTGTAACCGACAAACGAAATCTGGAAGCCAGCAATCAGTTTTTTGCAGAATTGGTGGAGGAGATTCACAGTCGTGGTATGCGTGTTATCTTAGATGGTGTATTTAACCATTGCGGTTCCTTCAACAAATGGATGGATCGTGAGTGTATCTATGAGAATCAGGAAGGCTACGAGAAGGGAGCATTTGTATCCTGGAGCAGTCCGTATAAGTCATTCTTTAAGTTTTATAACGAAGAGGTATGGCCGTACAATACCACCTACGATGGTTGGTGGGGGCATGATACACTTCCAAAGCTGAACTATGAAGATTCCCCAAAACTGGTGGAATATATTTTGAATATAGCAAAGAAATGGGTGTCCCCTCCATATAACGTGGATGGCTGGCGACTGGATGTTGCAGCAGATCTCGGACATTCGGAGGAATATAATCACAAGTTCTGGAGAATGTTCCGTAATGCAGTCAAAGAGGCAAATCCAAATGCAATCGTACTGGCAGAGCATTATGGAGATCCGAAGCCTTGGTTAAAGGGCGATCAGTGGGATACCGTTATGAACTATGATGCATTTATGGAGCCGATCACCTGGTTCCTGACCGGTGTTGAGAAGCACAGTGATGAGTTCCGTGGCGATCTGTTAGGTAACCCGGATACATTTATGGGAGCCATGAATTATCATATGGCGAGATTCCAGCGTCCATCCCTTGAGATTGCGATGAATGAATTATCAAACCACGATCATTCCAGATTCTTAACCCGTACAAACCGGAGAGTCGGACGTACGCATACGATGGGGCCGCAGGCGGCAAATGAGGGTATCGATAAGAGTATATTCCGTCAGGGCGTTGTATTCCAGATGACCTGGCCGGGAGCTCCGACGATCTACTATGGAGATGAAGCAGGACTTTGTGGCTGGACTGACCCGGATAACCGTAGAACGTATCCGTGGGGCAGAGAAGATATGGAACTGATCCGGTTCCATAAGGACATGATCCGTATTCATAAGAACTATGAGGCTCTGATCCGTGGCTCAGTTATGTTCTTATATGGAGCACATAAGATTATCGCATATGGACGGTTCACAGATACAGAGCAGCTGGTTGTGATCCTGAATACGAATTATGAAGATATCGATGTGAAGCTGCATGTCAGACGGATCGGTGTCAAGAATCATGAGGTTATGCGCAGAGTGATGTTCACAAATGAAGAAGGCTACAGTCTGGAAGCCTGTGACTACAAGGTAGAGCATAATATGCTTTATCTGAAGGTACCGAAGATGTCGGCTATGGTTCTTGCAAACGTGGGAAGGGATATTTAAAGAGGAAACTAAAGCCTTGAAAAGTGATTTTGAGAGAAAAAGATTCATACAACGATTTGTGATCCTGTCTGTAATACTGTTGGCAGTGGTTGGAATCGGTATACGGTTCCTGTTCGGTGGCGATGAAAAGAGAATTGCGGTTATCCTGCTGATATTAGCGGTCGGGCTTGTAATTCTGTTTTTCATCAGTTATCGGGAGATCAACCATACTTATCGGGAGATTGAGCATGTGTCGGATGAGATGCTTCGTGTAGTTCAGGGAGAAGATGAGCTGCCGGAAGAAGAATACATGCAGGGTACGATCGGAATCTTATATACGAACTTTTATAAGATGGTGACATTTTTAAAAGAAAGCAAAGAGCGGGAAATGTCAGAGAAAGTATTCTTACGTGATATCATGTCAGATATCTCTCATCAGCTTAAGACACCGCTGGCATCCTTAAATGTATTCATCGATCTGCTGTTAGATGATTCCTTTACAGATGAAGAAAAACGGATGCGGGTGCTTAACGAATCAAAAAATCAGCTTACCAGAATGGAATGGATGGTATTATCTCTTTTAAAGCTTGCCCGGATTGAAGCGGGAGCAATCCAGTTTGACCGGAAAGAATGTGATCTGAAGCTGTTGTTATTACAGGCAAGAGACAGCGTAACCTATCTGACGGAGAGTAGGGAACAGGAGGTTCATGTGATCTGTGAGGATGGCAGGAAGCTGGTCTGTGACGGTGACTGGCTGGTAGAGGCGATCATCAATCTTTTGAAGAATGCATCAGACTACTCACCGGAGAAAACAGAGATCACGGTTGAGGTAGAACACAATCCGGTCTTTACCAGGATCTATGTCAAGGATCATGGAATGGGGATCGCAGAGAAAGATCTCGGAAATATATTCAAACGATTCTACCGTGTACACCATGATGTGAATCCAAACAGTGTCGGAATCGGCTTATCCCTTACAAAGTCTATCGTAGAGGGAATGGGTGGCAAGATCACGGTACGGAGTGAAGAAGGATCAAATACCTGGTTTATCATTACATTTGTACATGTAGATTAAGTTGATTCTAAAAAGAAGTCTAAAGAAATTATAATTTAAAAGGGGGGGTAGTATGAAACGCATACAAAAGAAAAGCGTAATACTTACAAGTCTTATATTCACCATTATTTTATTATTAAACTTAATACCATTTTCTGCCAAGGCAGAAGAACAAAGAGGAAAACCGCAGGCACTTTCATGGCTCAAAGAAATGGGTGAAGAAAGTGGGGAATGGAAAAATGCAGGACTTCCGAATTTCACCTGTAATGCAATGGCAGTATTGCGTGAAGAAAAAAATGAAACAGACAGTACGTTTTTAACAAAATGGGAGCAGGAACATACGGTGCTTAACGTAGATGAACTGGCACATCTTGCATGGGCAAGGGGATGTCAAAGCTATCTGGATACAGCCTGGGAGTGGCAGAATGAGGATGGCGGATTTGGCCTTACAGAATCCTATACGAGCGATGTGTATGATACTATGCTGGTATTGCTGGCACAAGAAGCAGTATGGGAAAAAGACGGACTGGAAGAAATCACAGATAGTACGGAACAGAAATATCATTCAGATAGGATGACGAAGGCTGTTAATTATCTGATTGGACAGCAGAAAGCGGACGGAGGTTTTGGTTATACAAAATTTGACATATCCGTACCGGAATTATCTGCACAGGTTGGTATCGTTTTGTTATTGGCGAGTGTTGACAATGCTTCTGTGTACGAAAAGTTGGACAGCTACTGCCAGAATGTTTTTACTGCAGATTTTTCTGAAGAGACATTTTTGGAACAGGCAAAACTGGCAGGTTATCTGTACAAAAGGGAATTAATAAATGATACCGATGATGTGGAAAAGAAGTTAAATGCTGTACAGGCAGAGGATGGCAGCGTATATGGAAGTGTAAAGGATACCATACAATATATTCTGTTGGTACGGGAAATCGAGCAGTACCATTCATTGAAGTTTGAAATAAAGAATCTGATAACGGAAGCAGACAATTATGTACTGGAAGCAGACAGGAAACAACAGGTATCATTACAGACAACCATACAATATACCATTAACCAGGAGATGAAGGCTGTTATTCGTTACACTTTACTGGAAGATGGGGAGATCATAAAGACAGAAGAAAAAGAATGTCTTTTTATCCCGAAACAGGAAGAACAGAAGATAGACGCTGTTATGGATATTGTTGCGACCGAAGGCAGGACATATGTACTCCGTACTGAAGTGCTGTCTAAGGAAGATGCGGGAATAGAGAATATATGGAAAAGTACTGAGTTTAATTTTACGGTGCATAAAAAGGAAAAGCCTGAACTGAAATTGACATGTACAGTTAAAGACGGTGAAGATTATGGTATAGAGCTTGACTGGAATGACATAACAAATGATGAAGAAAGATATGGTTACAGGGTATCTAGAAAGCAGGGAGACGGTGTTTGGGAGACACGCTCTACATGGAACGGAAATGAAAAGGTAAGGGTGCTTAATATATATCCTCGTTTAACGGCGGAAAATTATCTTGTCGACTGGATGGAAACGACTGTAAGCGGAACAGGTGAGCCGGCAGGAAAAGGCTTATTTGATATAGATACTGTTTATATAGATGATTATAATACCGAGCCTGAAGAATATCTGTTTGATGAGGACGGAAATTATAAATATGATGTTCTGATGTTTGGTTCAAGTGATTACAACGGACCTATAGGATCACCAAAAGATTTAAATGAAAAATCATATATAGAAACTAAGAAATTCATAGATTCAGGCAGAGGTGCTTTG is a window from the Lachnospiraceae bacterium GAM79 genome containing:
- the ftsH gene encoding ATP-dependent zinc metalloprotease FtsH, coding for MNKKRARSAVVIYAIILIVGFLLINKWLGGSSNVATNYSYTEFSADLNAGNIAAVDITQNTNVPTATVDVEFVSGKQLTFYAADVNEIIKIYNDYEAAVDKKNATASAEDQVKLAKYNLYDVQKESMLGMWIPYLIIMIIMVIIMTFMIGRIQGGGSGGQMMNFGKSRAKKNEDIGKTVTFKDVAGLDEEKEDLEEIVSFLKNPGRFVKVGARIPKGVLLVGPPGTGKTLMAKAVAGEAGVPFFSISGSDFVEMFVGVGASRVRDLFDEAKKNAPCIIFIDEIDAVARQRGTGLGGGHDEREQTLNQLLVEMDGFGVNEGIIVLAATNRVDILDHAILRPGRFDRKVFVNRPDVKGREEILKVHTKNKPLAEDVNLNDIARTTAGFAGADLENLMNEAAICAAKDNRAYIVKEDVDKSFIKVGIGGEKKSRLVPESERRITAYHESGHAILFHLLPHVGPVYTVSIIPTGTGAGGYTMPLPENDNVFMTKAKMLEDIKVSLGGRIAEELILEDITTGASQDIKQASQYARAMVTKYGMSEKLGLINYESDDQEEVFLGRDLGHAKNYSEKVAGAIDKEVKRIIDECYADARAILEAHEDILHKCAALLLEKERIDRAEFEALFDDVPNANSTANAEPSTI
- the hpt gene encoding hypoxanthine phosphoribosyltransferase → MKEQIKVMISEAEVDNRISEMAAAIDKAYAGKTVHLIGILKGSVFFMCELAKKITVPVTMDFMSVSSYGDDTKSSGIVKLNKDLDESIEGKDVIVVEDILDSGRTLSYLIKLLNNRKPASMQVITLLDKPERRVNPVELYMTGFTIPDRFVVGYGLDCAQKYRNLPYIGVIEQ
- a CDS encoding glycoside hydrolase family 13 protein, giving the protein MSDKYTNAERIHDYIYDLKPVINVGGLFSDGSEYYRIPQEPGINDQVKVRFRTCADNADEVYLIYNGEKLVMSVEESDDLFDYYTAVIPAGEKYISYYFEIHSGCVTCYYNRIGVQKNVNPDYNFEICPGFDVPDWAKGAVFYQIYVDRFCNGDPSNDVLDNEYCYIDSPTRQVKDWYEYPANMDVGRFYGGDLQGVKDKLDYLQDLGVDVIYFNPLFVSPSNHKYDIQDYDYIDPHFGKIVVDEGECLPDGVKENKRATKYISRVTDKRNLEASNQFFAELVEEIHSRGMRVILDGVFNHCGSFNKWMDRECIYENQEGYEKGAFVSWSSPYKSFFKFYNEEVWPYNTTYDGWWGHDTLPKLNYEDSPKLVEYILNIAKKWVSPPYNVDGWRLDVAADLGHSEEYNHKFWRMFRNAVKEANPNAIVLAEHYGDPKPWLKGDQWDTVMNYDAFMEPITWFLTGVEKHSDEFRGDLLGNPDTFMGAMNYHMARFQRPSLEIAMNELSNHDHSRFLTRTNRRVGRTHTMGPQAANEGIDKSIFRQGVVFQMTWPGAPTIYYGDEAGLCGWTDPDNRRTYPWGREDMELIRFHKDMIRIHKNYEALIRGSVMFLYGAHKIIAYGRFTDTEQLVVILNTNYEDIDVKLHVRRIGVKNHEVMRRVMFTNEEGYSLEACDYKVEHNMLYLKVPKMSAMVLANVGRDI
- a CDS encoding HAMP domain-containing histidine kinase, which encodes MKSDFERKRFIQRFVILSVILLAVVGIGIRFLFGGDEKRIAVILLILAVGLVILFFISYREINHTYREIEHVSDEMLRVVQGEDELPEEEYMQGTIGILYTNFYKMVTFLKESKEREMSEKVFLRDIMSDISHQLKTPLASLNVFIDLLLDDSFTDEEKRMRVLNESKNQLTRMEWMVLSLLKLARIEAGAIQFDRKECDLKLLLLQARDSVTYLTESREQEVHVICEDGRKLVCDGDWLVEAIINLLKNASDYSPEKTEITVEVEHNPVFTRIYVKDHGMGIAEKDLGNIFKRFYRVHHDVNPNSVGIGLSLTKSIVEGMGGKITVRSEEGSNTWFIITFVHVD